TGTCGATCTTGTTCTATCCAGCAAGACGAAGGTGATAGGTCCAAATCGTTCAATAGTGTGTAATTGCGCTGCAATAGGCACAACAGACCGTCTTGTAAATAGATTCATTTACACGGGACGGTCCTCATGATTTCCACCTCCCGGAACCGAGCCGCAAGCAGCATCCGCCAGGGGTCATTCTGGTTGATCGGGTGAGAATGAAAAGTGGGAAAGCTAAAAAAgcttaaaaaaatgtactaccttcgttccataaagattggcgtCGCTTTTGAACCGTACGATTTAGGAGATTGGCGTGGCTTTTGAATTAGGAGATTGGCGTCGCTTTTGAACAGTACGATTTAGGAGATTGGCGTGGCTTTTGAATTAGTATGATTTAGGATGGAGTTTGAGAGAAAAGGTGTCGTAGTTGATTCGGTAAAAGTGTAGAACTTACTAACCCACACAAAGGAAGTCCTAGCCCGGCTAGGAAATGGTCGAGCAGGGCTGAGCCCAGATGCGACGACCCCGAGGTAAGGTGACCAAATGGATATAACCTAGTTTTAGACGCCTTTGCGAAGTGACCGTGTTGGCACCAGACATTGGCCACTCGCCACCATATAATAGCAGTCGCCACCATATAATAGCAGGGAATGATGCGAGGGTGGCTCCACTTCACGAAATAGGATCTGCACGAGCACGAAAATTAGCGCCACCTAAGAAATACGGTGATGGACACCGACTCCAACCAACGAGGCTCTTGGATACCTAGCTGTGAACAGCGATAGTGCAATCTGCAACAAGTATTTGACCAACCACAAAGTTTCCAATCCACACAACCGTACACACGAAGAGGATGCCGTCGAACGACCGCTTCTGCAATCTCACAAGGTCAGTTGGAGCAAAGGGATAGAGAACTCTCAAACATGATTTGAGTTGCTCATAACTAACCTATTCTACAATTTACCAAAGAGTTTGTGGCTGAGATGGGTTAAGGGGTATTTATAATATGAACAACGCTCCTACTTTAGGTGTGAAATCAGTCCAAAATGGGAGCTCAAATGGGTGGCAATCAGGTTGGAGTGCGGCCAAAGACATGGAATCACACGCAACAATTAATGTCCTTGACAGGTTGCATTGTAACtctcatatcttttgatcaaATGACGTGCCGTTTGATTTCCTGAAAGTAGACTTCATATGTTGTCCACTTGACCCACCAAATGTGCTTGACACATCCATAATCACTGTGGCATGGTGCAATAAGGTCAGAAATGATTTTTGGTGCTTGCATCGTTttgatgatttttctttttgacccGAAAAATagcaggagaggctcctaccgtgcttaattaaataaaaaaaaatatagttaCAAAGTTACGTGGGCTATAAAGATCATCCCAACAGGGGCTGAAAAGAAGAATTTCTGACTTCACCTGAGCACAAGTAGCACACTAGATTTAGATTAGCATAAATTCTCATTGATGTTATTATTACGATCAGCAAGGAGCGAATTCGTCTCTTGTTGTATTTTCTTAACATGGCTCCTTGTCATAGGTCTTCTTTGTAGATGTTTCAACCTTTAGTCGTGATTCTTCGTGAGGAGAACATGATAGAACGAGATGAACCAAGAATGTCCTCAAAAGTCCAAAGGTTAAAAGGAGACTGCGGGGGCAAACATGGAAGGATGGTGAAACACCAAGCAGTATCTCTGGTCTTTACTTACCTATAGGGTATTGTAGTGGGAACGATAACCAAGGAGGTGCTTGCCGGTTTGCCCGCTTTGCTCGGAAGGACGTTTCAACAAGCCGGGACAAAAAGATTTGCGGGTATATATGCTAGTCGCGAGCTTAACTCGGGCTGACCATTAGGCTACCTGAAGAGACATACCTTGCGCGACATGAAGTACTACGAGGATGCATCGAAATAACCGTCATCCCGTGCATATAAATGCTGGGCAGGCCGCAGGGGTCCGCAAGAAGAGGAGAGTAATCAAGCTATTCCAAAGCCTACAATTTACAGCAAATCCAAACCCGGCAAGTCCAGCTACCTCATATTGTGAACACATTTGTGCTCCGAGTTCCTGATAATATAAAAAAGGTAGAAGAGGGCTATTATCCAATCTAAGTGGGCCtgaaacctgggtaaatcatGTTGCATCTACTCGGCACCTGAGGTTTCTCACACATTCAGACAAATTATGTATGAGGACCGTACCGTAACAAGAAAGCAATATTTCATTCGTCGAAGGCTCTGCCcgcccccccaccccccaagACCAAAGTTCATAATTTTGCCCACTACCTCCGTCCCTGCTAGTTGACATCTGGACCGTATTTAAGgtttttgttgattttatcGTTGCCATGTAAGATTCATGTTCCGGTATATAAGAGGTTTATCATACAATTCCGAAGACTTAAAATGTGAACTAGTATGCTGTCCTGTAACTCACAATGCAGAGACGTTACTGAAAGCAGAGAATGACCGAGGCAACTTTCACCTCGATCACCAATCATCACGCAAGTCTAACTACAGACCAATTTAGTTTTGATACAGATTATATTGATGCATTCAAAACAGTAGCCGCTACTTAAGCTTTACACATTACAAAGGCTGCCGGCCGGAGATCGAGCCGACGTTGTTGTACAGTTTCCCTGCACACGCACGGAGGCGTACGTGCAGGCAGGATAATGAACCAATCACTTGATCAGCTTCTCCCTCTCATCTCTCTCTGAACTTAGCTCAAGGGCCATAGATGTTCCTAGGAACGACGATGTCGCCGATGTTGTTGTGCCACGGGTCCGCCAGGTGCGCGCCCAGGTTCTCCAGCGGGCCGGTGCCGGGGTACGCCGACTGCTGCACGCAGAAGCCCACGAACGCCAGCATCGCCAGCCGCCCTGCATCATCATCAGAGACAAGATCATACTACATCAGCACCGAACGCTACACGCACTGCAGATGGTTAAGATTCAGGGGATGGCACGTACCGTTCTTGATCTCCTTGAGCTTGAGCTCCTCGAACTTGGCCGGGTCCTTGGAGAATCCCAGCGGGTCGAAGGCGCCGCCGGggtacttcttcttctccgggtCCTTCTCCATGGTGCGCTGCTGCTCCGCGAAGGCGATGGCCAGGAACTCGATGGCCAGGATGGTCGGCAGGTTGCCCCACGGCACGGGCACGCCGAAGTAGGTCGCCTGCCCGTCGGGGAGCGCCGCCCATTCCTGCGCCTTCACCCAGTTCCCCAGCCCCAGCGCCTCCGGCACCAACACCCCTGGCTGCACGCCAACACGCACGGTTTATCACTAGCGAACAGCTTGAAAAGTGATGCAGAGGAGAGCAGAGGAGCACGGTTACGTACCACGCAGAGCATGGCCCAGCGGCAGTGGTAGATCTCGGACTCCTTGAACCGCTCGAAGTTCTCCGGTACGGTGGCGAGGCCGAGGGGGTCGAACCCGAAGTCGCTGAGAGTTAACAAAGGCAAGAGTTAATCACCGGTCAGATATACCCCTCCGTCTCAC
This is a stretch of genomic DNA from Brachypodium distachyon strain Bd21 chromosome 1, Brachypodium_distachyon_v3.0, whole genome shotgun sequence. It encodes these proteins:
- the LOC100838367 gene encoding chlorophyll a-b binding protein 1B-21, chloroplastic — its product is MSMASSSGLRSCSAVGVPSLLAPSSRSGRSGLPFCAFATTSGRVTMSAEWFPGQPRPAHLDGSSPGDFGFDPLGLATVPENFERFKESEIYHCRWAMLCVPGVLVPEALGLGNWVKAQEWAALPDGQATYFGVPVPWGNLPTILAIEFLAIAFAEQQRTMEKDPEKKKYPGGAFDPLGFSKDPAKFEELKLKEIKNGRLAMLAFVGFCVQQSAYPGTGPLENLGAHLADPWHNNIGDIVVPRNIYGP